Genomic DNA from Choristoneura fumiferana chromosome 19, NRCan_CFum_1, whole genome shotgun sequence:
CCCTCCGCAagcaagccctctcattatgagaggaggcatgtgcagTGGGAAATGATTCTGAATTTGCAGATAAGGGAATCCCATGTGTCCCATGTCTTTAACTGACTAATTCGCGACTCTGGCATTGTATTTAGCTTAAATTGTTATAGACTAATTTCAACCGCGACTCCCTTGATTGGACAGTTAATATGGCCGCCGGCCGGGCAGTACGTCAGTATCAGTGACCAATGGGAAGCGAGTTTTGTTTAAGAGAACTTCTAAAGGTTAACGACATGAACTGGTAACAGTCGACCGTTGATGCGACTCATTGATGTAATCTAAATGGCTTCTGAAATAGCTTTGATTTGAAACGGGTAAAAGAACACCAgtaacaaatttaataatacgTAGTCTGCAAGGCTACCATGAAATtcgaaactcaaagtttgtatcgtaccgtccctctcgctctcgtattaaacagtataagtgtcagagggaccgcacgacacgaacttcgagtttcgagtttcgtagtagccctcctggcCAGCGTTCCTGTGGCACAAACCGCCTGATCCCCCAAATCTGTGACGTAAGTAATGGATGGATGACCCTTTAGTTGACATGAATgatacaatagttatttgtgatacaAGGTTGGTAAATAAAGGTTTTACAAATGAGTTGACTGTTTGTGAAACCTTCCCACCGTGTGTCATACGACGTTTATCAATACGAATTGTCcgacacgatcttggccggtcTTATTCTTATGCTTTCTGAAGAGCAATTCCTGCCACTCAAGATGCCTGAATCGAacgaatgatttttttattaaatagtatgtataggtaggtatgttttttatttagttgtacagtcaccagcattaatatctgccacagcggagcgtgcaaaaatagctgacacatccttccggccttagaaatagagtcgtatcagatatttacgcacgcatgtttgtgtcagatattgtgctggtgactgtacctagaacAGTTAATCTAAGTACAGCAAAATTATATTCAAACGTCGGAGACCAGTAACGcaacaatttataaataacacgtatacataaaaataacaactgTGTAAAATTTAGCGgaaattttgttagtttacACAGATTGTCTTTATAACTAATTAAGTACCTAGATATTTGATAGTTTAGCAGAGCCACCTGACTAGGACCTTTCAAAAgcggaattttaaaaaaaaacctgcgttGTAAAAAAagcttcatttgtttttttttaaattaacgtatgtaagtatgtatgttaacGAAGCTTAATTTCTCCTTTGTAGACAAAGTAGAAATTACGAactagaatataataataatattatgtaaaaagAATACTTACCTGAgtaaccttaactaaatatatctatatattatgtaactataaatataaaaaagccgtggtggcctagtggtttgacctatcgcctctcaaacagagggtcgtcggttcaaaccccggctcgcacctctgagtttttcgaaattcatgtgcgggattacatttgaaatttaccacgagctttgcggtgaaggaaaacatcgtgaggaaacctgcacaacctgcgaagcaattcaatggtgcgtgtgaagttcccaatccgcactgggcccgcgtgggaactatggcccaagccctcttgttctgagaggaggcctgtgcccagcagtgggacgtatataggctgggatgatgatgatgatgatgatgataaatataaaaattataaaaagaacaccccattcaaaagatctgcctgtggcagctTAGGGTttccatgatgctggccgcattacccctttggatcgCAATGCGTTatgcgatccgctgggataaatacgtgccagctcttgggtccccagggGTGTCGATCAACCGGAAAGAAAGGGCTTTTATGAAACACTTCATGTCGGCTGACCAAGGCCCTAGTatcaacagcaagcgccgcaaacgcgtaatcttttaataaagaggAGTACTTGCGGCGCCTGAGGAGTTGGGCCtgatcagccgcagcgccggcttgtgagctagttgcctgcctcatttgtttcaaataattatCGATAACGTGGAATAagataaaattcaataaaatagcCTTGAATTTTGAACTGATCCGGGTCAAATCAAAGCATTATGAAAAACAAAACGGTTGATGAATCTGCTAAAAGTAACACTCAATAGTACCTATTGTTAAATACAGAGGTCTGGCTAGCTCTGAGGTCTGTACGAGTATCAATATTAAATGAAACCACCTGACCCTAACTAACGAAATATGAACTCGTGATACTCGTGGTGCATGAGAAAAGAGGTCAATTCGGAaagaaataagtaggtacacctCACTAAAACACTGCTGaagttatttttctatttttattctcctcaaaaacaaacaaaaatccgAAATAAATCAAATACTTTTTACGATCACATTTTTACAGCACGTAAAAACGTTAAGGAAAATGGCGGGAAACTCGAGcaaaacataaacaaataatGTTACCCGATTCAAatcgaaaaaataaaactattaattttactttgttaaaccgacgcatttataatttacttacGGTCGTCTTCCTTAATGTAGTAAAAGGATTAATTATCtcaacttaaatatttataatacttattcgATGTTTGTTTTCAGACACGCGAATATCTATAAGCAATATGCAAAGTGGAGATAAACAAATAGAAGAAACTGGGTGGCTTGCCAAGTCCAGGTTTCAAGGTCTCGGACGCTGTCTTGGGTGAAATTGTTCCTCATTCTAAGACTGCCAAAAATATTCGCTTGTGCAAACTTTACCAACTTAACAAATTGACATTTCTTATTAGAATCGCATTAGAGACTGACCTTTCTGTGATGGGCACGGCTTTCGACTTCAACTCGTAAAACATGAAATCCTGGTGTTGCTGGGCTGCTGTCATCTCGTCCAAAATCTTTTGATCATTATAATCATTTGTCAAAAGAGAGACGAGATCGAACCCCATATCAATTCCGGATTCATCCATTTTGAGCGAAATCACAAACACAAACTTCCACAATGAACTGATATTACATAAAATCACTTAAAAGTCATCATTTAGGAAATAGAAAGTCGCTGTTTACAGAGAAGCCTCACAATCAGCATCGTCCCAGCTGCTGTCTGCCTACTTGTTGCTATTGTATTCTATATAGTTATGTATATTTACCACATGGTTTGTTTTTGGATTGTGTTGTGACGTGTGACTACTATCCTGACAAATTCGGCGTAGCTAATTTGTACGGAAGCAGTATGTAGGCTAGTTGCTCTAGAAATAAGTTGTGTAATCGATAAGATATCTTTTTCACAGTAGCAATATCACTTTGTCAAAAGTGTTGTTGTACAGGAATGATCCTTCCATTTGTTGTTGCAATCTTATATGGTCTCAGTTATAATTTAGGTCACGAGACACAATTTTTGTGCTATTCTTCTTTGTTCGAAGGACCATAAATTTAAATTCtgcaatacatttttattgGTGGTAACATTACGAGCGCCTGAATGAAAGACAGTTCTGAAActacatttacattatttactgCAACGCGAATAAAATTGTCAAGTTAGTTTctgactaaaataaaatagaagaagttttgttcataaattttattatacaaaaatttacaataaaactgtttttacttattttacccaagtataacaatattttaggccaatattttattatgtagtatttgaatataaatgtaattttggtatgaccagtaaaatattataaaaattgtattttcacgTTTAAagagaaagtaaataaaaataacaacaagtaATTACTGCGTTTTCCAATtagtggaaaaaatttaaaaatagcggtacacataaaaaaagaaatattgttTCGTTTGTTACAGGAATTTTACACATGTCTTTTGGATTGTGGTAGtaactaaattttaaactgGTAATACTAAATTTCCCGGTTTGTTGTATGAGATCGCTTTTAGCAATTCTCTTTTTAGGAGAATAATTAGGAGTTTTAAGTAGTTATACaaccaaaaaaaatagtaaaatgtcGAAGGCTCATCCCCCAGAATTGAAAAAGTGAGTAAAATCTGTGTATTCATTctgtatttttatgatttgaaGTTAGCGTCCCACACGTCGTGGTAACCTAacaaatgttaatttattattttgcttcTATTCccttatttattactttcaaacatatttactAAGAACAAGTAACATCACAGGCCTACGGAGTGAAATATTTGTTCCTGGGACCAAATAGCAACGCCAGTTCAGCGAGCAACAAAGCGAGGCCGGAAAAAATAACGTCTTGATATTTTGCTTGGTTAACATCTAGGAGGCATTTTATGCGTATACCTGTATACACATGACGAAGCGTAATTCCAAACCGGCCTTACTTTCCGTTTGCAGAACTCCGTATTTACATTTTGATTTGGTCCAAGTTTTGCctacatagattttttttgtgtatatttacaTAAATCTTACAGATTGAAAATTCCGTAACTTCACCATGGAATCATTTGTCactaaaattatgtaatttaatagatttaAGCAGCAGCGCTTAATTAAACTGCTGTGTTCAGTATAGAAAGTAAGATAGCCAAAGATGTTACTGGCTCATGAAGTATTCTATCATAGCTATCTAGGCTAGCAATGCATCTACTAatcctccagttttgtaggtgCACATGAATCTCGCATACCATCAAGTGACCTAGGTTCTTGGTTGTTTACCAAGATGGTAATACCACCCTATGCTAATACTTCCATCTTACTGTTATTAAGAAACTAACAAAACCCTGGTAATTATATAGCATTTTTTCCTTTTCCAAGGTTTATGGACAAGAAGCTCTCCATCAAGCTGAATGCAGGCCGTGCAGTCACCGGTGTGCTCCGAGGGTTTGATCCCTTTATGAACCTGGTGCTTGATGAGTCGGTTGAGGAGTGCAAGGACGGGCAGAGGAATAACATTGGCATGGTGGTACGTACATAGATAACTAGTTGTTGTTCACCACTTAATCTGCAAAGGCTTCATTTATTGCTGTCATGAAGGAATTACACCATtatctgggataaaaactatttttagtcATTCCAAGGGTctcataggtacagtcaccagcaccaatatctgacacaacaaagcgtgcacaaatatctgatacaactcttatttctagggctggtgggatgtgtcaaatatttttgcacgctctgctgtggcagatattaatgctggtgactgtactatctTAATATGAAATCTCATTTACATCCGGTTCAGTAGATTATGTACATAAAGGAACACAGAGTTACCATGTGAAAGTGTAATAATAAAAGGACTAGAAGAAATTTATGTAGTAATTGGTTTAAGTTTACGGCAGTATTTTGATTTGTCTTTTTACAATGaacaatatttgttttaaagcaacaaaaaatctaattttacagttttcagggataaaataaagtgtttttttactggagttgtgccttctaattattttttaattgcgtCAATATCACTATTGTTTTGCCAATTCCAGACAGTGAACTGCTTCGAGGCAGCTGTGTGTGGGTATCATTCCGATGTTAGCCAAATTACAGCTGGGTCGCAAGACCTACTGTTTAGTATGAACTTAGTTGCGTGACGCGATCGCTTGCTTTCTTCAGTGCCAGATTTTAATTCTTTCTGAGCAGTGGGTCGTGCAACCCGGTTGCAGTCACCAACATCGGAATGCTGCCAGGCATGATTTTGATTGATGCAATATGTAAATTTGAGAATAAATGCAATAGATTACTCAGGATGTGGCCTGTTAGTTGATAACCCGAACTGTATATAAGTTGAAACTGTGAGATattgacaagtttttttttttttcaggtcaTCCGAGGCAACAGCATCATTATGCTTGAGTCCTTAGACAGAATATAGTTAAAATTCCAACTTAAATTTAAGCTAATTGTAAGATTTTATAACTATAAACTTTCCAAATACTAGGTTTCTTCTGCATCCAAGCAACACGCGTGTTAAAAATGGTACAAATTGGTATGGATTACCTGTAAATTCTGTAACTTAAGTCTTGAAACAACTATGTTTAtgctaatttaataaaatttctgaTTGAAGTCAAtacttttgttgtttattttcctGTTtcatcctaaataaataatttaaacattacTAATTTACTAGTAAAATTTATTAGAGTAGTTGGCTAGGCTCATATGGTCCAGGCTTCTCACGTCTCCCACATGCACTCAGAACCGATCCTAATGAAATTAACTCGGAACCACCATAAGGAAACTTGACTTTAAGTAAAGTAActacatcgaaatcggtccttCCGTTTGAGAGTTGCGATGCCACAAACAGAACattgacgtcaaacttataacactcctctttttgggtcgggggacaaaaaataaaactactctGGAGCACTTTGGAGACAAAAAAACGCCTTATTATTTGACATACTGGAAATACTCCTTAGGATTGATTAAATCATCATGAGACATGAAATACTCGTAAAATTCGGTTAACTAAGTAAAAACGACTCTAGATGTGACAGTGACGGCCGCAGAGGAAAGGAAACGTTCAAGTAGACATTATagttgcaaaaaatatttttgatgacaACTTTAATCaacttttatcaaaaataagcTACAAATTTGGATGTTTTTGTTGCAAATTAATTGGATATAGTCAATATTTGAGAGATGTCTTTGTATAAAAAGTACCAAACGTAATTTCGTGGTTTCTTTAAACGTAAAGAAAAATTATTGCAGGCTACTTAAAAGCACCcaacttattttatttcctgACTTTCTGTCAAAATCCCGACTTTTGTATCGTTTCATTTCAATCCAATTCGTGTTTTCGTATGTATCAGTGTTGTGGAAAAGataacattcaatatttacactACAAAACAAAGCTATGAACTCAATCTGCCGTTACAGGCATGCTTAACGGCTGAAATAATATCTCACGCTTCTTTACTGAAGAAACTGTAAGTATTACTTTTGTTCTTTCGACTCATTCTAACTATAGTGAATTTAGAATTGTTGTCTCACGCTgctaatttaacttaaaattaagttaCTTGTCTTGAGTATGTTAGCAATTAAGCATCtcctttttgttttgtgttagaATTGTGTTTGATGTGTAGTGATGATCTCATTTCGTAATTAGGTCTTAGACAAGATTACATaccaataagaaaaaataactgggtccgatgtacctacctactattgtCCGAGATATTTATGTCGTAATAACATTCTTTGAATTCCTTgcccctatttttttttgttttttttttctctgtagtCATTGATTGGGCATTGTTATGCCAACCAAACTGGTTTGGTTTCTAATGACTGCTAATACTGCGATACAAGAATACTTTgattgtttgtattgtatttaaaattcaataaagatttttttgtataattaaatGCAATGGAAGATATACATTTGAGTAAGTACTTTTTGACCTTTATTCATTTAGATCAATATTAGCAATAGCTATAACACTGGTCCAGTTTCTTCTGACTTTTAATTCTAGACTTCTATGGATTCATTCAAATtggccaactttttttttctatagttagaaaaaaatatgaacattaTGTGTAAGcatattaacaaaacaaatccAACCCGCAACAAAAGCTAAATAACTTTTAGGGACGAAGCCACCTGAGATGGCGGAAACGTTGAACCCTCTGGCCCCAAGCACCAACTATGCGCCTGCCCCACAGGGGCTCATCAGCAAACTGCGGTCACGGTTTGGACGGAGCCCACCTTCCAGCAGACCTATCGGAGAAGGTAGGACCTTAATATGAATTGCTATATCACCTCATGGGCATGGTGGAAGTCAGTCATCTTTTCTATGcatcaaaaattataatatgtttttggGGATAGTGCAAATCCACATAAGTGCTGGAGTTCGTAGTTGGTattcattcatattcatatattcttttttttaataaaaaaattgattgtGATTAACCCCTTCTTTTttatctagtattttaacgaggttttagtacaccaaatgtgactatgtcagcctcatggggagcctcagttatatacaccacactacagatattacgctctcccttgcactgaaaccacgtctctggatgcaaaggcctctcaatgaacctgtaaatcagcatcgcttcttctgaaagtggttgacttagaattacatttaggtacacctccattgaacaagcccataccatccaaatacctgattgatgtccttattctgatcacaaaGACTCCTATCTTGAAATGGCATTAAAAAGAGGTTCTTAATTCTAGCCAGTACAAACATGGACCCTACAAGGGTGTATGTAGcaacattcttatttttaacatattttttgtatgagagAGTGCTACTGCCCACTCTCGCATTACATCACACTCTTGCATTATTAATTTGCTTGCTgattttaacacaaaaaaactGTATAATAGGGTTCCTTAGACATTTAGAAAAAAACCATtacaaattttcatcaaaaattttagttatcgctatcccgtgggaactgtCCAATTTTCCAGggtaaaaactgtcctatgtccttctattattataccaaatttcatctaaatcggtacagccgtttaaacgtgcatttataatattactgggaTATGGTTGTTTTACTATCTGTCTATTCTATAGTTTGGTAAATGGACCAAATTATTTGTTACCTGTAAAATCAACTAAACATTGATAGTTTTCCTttccctgtttttttttttatctaatatttttgtattattatggATTTTGTGTTTTATACAGAATTCTCCCAACTAGGTAAATTTTTAAGTTGTGCAGCTAAtaatcttaaactactaataaataattctttttggcatggagatagtttatgactctgagagtgacataggcttctttttatcccggaaaaattcacaATTCCCTAGGGGATTAGCGcacgataaccaaattccacgtgggcgaagccgcgggcaaaagctagtttcatGTATTTACtcccatcatgatttttttgttaatttcaaacCAACAGTTTGGTTTATAGAGTGGTATCCCTTGACTTGACCACTTGACCAAAAATTTGCACTTGGAAGTTGAATATATTGCATTCCTACGACtttgtaatgattttaaaagacctatctaaggATATACCTGACACTAAAAGGTTAAAAAcgaaacacccccactttatgtgtATGGGGtactaaaaatactttttttttacattttatttcgtCAATTTGTTGGCATGGttgctaataataattattatgtccatgcaaattacagttttctaacATTAATAGTCTCTAAGCTAACCCGCGGATATAAGGatggacaaacagacatggcgaaactataagggttccgtttttgccattttggctacagaaccctaacaAAATTTCACACCACATTGACATTactaacatatttaaaaaaaggtctATCCAAATTGTCATTTCTTACGATCAGAAAGCGTTGGTGCGCGGAGCTCCTAGGTACAGTTagccaatttgattcctaggccatcACAGAGACGTGTCGTATGACATTTTACGTCACTCGAAAAACATTGTTatagacaaataaataataatattatttacaatgacatatataaaaaagccgtggtggcctagtggtttgacctattgcctcccaagcagagggtcgtgggttcaaaccccggctcgcacctctgagtttttcgaaattcatgtgcggaattacatttgaaatttaccacgagctttgcggtgaaggaaaacattgtgaggaaacctgcactaacctgcgaagcaattcaatggtgcgtgtgaagttcccaatccgcactgggcccgcgtggaaactatggcccaagccctcttgggacgtatataggctgagatggacAATAACAGGGTTCCATAATGGCATAGAAATTAACTTGGTTGACTATACGCGGGGCCTGTAGCATTTGCTACTCTCGCTATGTGGCTAATCCGCTACTAACTGTACCACCAAGTGCCTTGACCCGCAGATAATTTGTTGTTTTGCTAACAATTGCCACCGTGTCAATTTGACTATTGTTATAAAACATCAAGGCTGTTGCCTGTAAACAATATGATAAACCATTCAGGTTATCGCCAGTTGGAACTTGCCAGTTCTGTAGTGCAGTTGTGCATGAGTCTAGCCTCTaggatttagcaaaaaaaaaggattgatttttaatttttttatatttataattttttagtctCCAGGTGGTTAAGTGGAAGTATAGTATTTAATGTCGGACAATGTAATATACTTATAGCGTTATATTATAGTGTTTTTGTGACAATAGTGTGAAAAAATGATTCAGAAAAGTGGTGAACATGGTACTTAACTTTTAATATTAGGGTTCCATATCCAAATGGTGTCAAACGGAATCCTACTGTTCAGCCTCTGGTGTCTGTTTGTCACGGTGTCCAGCAGAAAGGAAAAAGGACCTTTGtagcattctgagaggaggcctgttcccagcagtgggacgtataaaagCTGGGATGATTATGATGGATGATAGTATTAGCTAGTGATAACCCACGGCGTCGCACGCATAAACCAGTAATTTGATGAAAGAAACaaacgacgaccggatggccaagtggttagagaacctgactacgaagcttgaggtcccgggttcgaatcccggccggggcagatatttgtatgaataatatgaatgttcgttctcgggtcttggatgtttaatatgtatttatctatatgaatatgtttatccgttgcctaatatccatagtacaagctttgcttagtttgggactaggtcaattggcgtcaagtgtcccatgatatttatttattattaaaacaagaattcccgcgggaattcccAAATATGAAGTCTATATGTTATTCTGATTGGTTGATTTATGAACTATATTATGTAAAGATTCATTAAAATCTATTAAGCCTTCGTATGCgggaattacaaaaaaaaaactacatttaagtcccatctgttttaataagcacaaattctgctaatttaagtaaataacaaaaagatagctttaatttttttttaaaagaggttaagtagtttttgcgtgaaagggtaacaaacatccgtacaaactttcgcgtatAACATAGTGAGATATCGTTTCCTTGCGTCTGTCTGTTAGAGCTGCTCAGAACTGTctttttactagctgttgctcgcgactccatATGTGAACAGTTATGcaagtttccgggataaaaactatcctatgtacccgggtaaatattcagcgtttttgcggcgttttttcttcgtcattaccgtttcggcaaTTACTATTGAAAGAGATGATGCTCGtggttttttttgtcaaaattaaataaaacaccgATCATAAATCTAATTAGCGTGATCAaaatttttgcaactttttctACCGTTGTGCTAACAAACGTGGCATGGTAATGAATGACGTTTAAGCGACCGgctgaaacgctcgaatattcacccacccagggtctcaaattatctccataccaaatttcatctaaatcggttccaCGGTTAAAATGTAAAGGGGCGATAGACAGACATACTTTCGTATTCATAATACCTATTAGTACCTAAACTAATCCTTATTAATGCTTCGATATCACATATGTCTGAAACAGCCTTCTTTTAATTGAAACCTTATTGAAACTCCTAAACATTTGGTAACACAGCAACCTTGATGCTCTTAGGAAATATCTATTGACAACGACTTTATAGCATTTTCTAACCGGCTTCGTTTTTATAAGGTGttagcttttgctcgcgacttTGTTTGccaaaaattcgtttatcactatcccgcgggaattatgcaatttttcagGATCAacactatcctatatccttcccagggtctcaaactgtctccataccaaattttatcttaatcggttcagcgcgGCAGCGGCTTAAATGTGAAGAGGTAACGACAGGcagacaaaaaatctaatttactttgtttcgctagttaaaacacaaacacacacaaaaatcacgcctgtatgcccaaatggggtaggcagagcacacgaaacgttactgcttcggagccacttttagcaattttaggtaacctaaattaagtttaaagtttgacaaaaaaaaacagtaagaagaaaatgtaattttagattgaaaaaaaaaactagtaggtaagtttcttgcggcgcattcttggTAATGTAATGATGGTCTTAAAGCGCTGGTATAAAAAAGTGATATGCAAAAGAGTCCATT
This window encodes:
- the SNRPG gene encoding small nuclear ribonucleoprotein G, giving the protein MSKAHPPELKKFMDKKLSIKLNAGRAVTGVLRGFDPFMNLVLDESVEECKDGQRNNIGMVVIRGNSIIMLESLDRI